In Saccharothrix syringae, the following are encoded in one genomic region:
- a CDS encoding helix-turn-helix domain-containing protein, translated as MAAVQTRRKRKLGQFLNALRKRAGKTEVDYHALTRKTQSTLSRMENGYISPSWTELSALLGLYGATEAERREAEALWEDAKQDGTRLVYAAAYTPEARTYARQEADATEVRTIEMIVIPGLLQTPAYAQAIRLAGQRFMDSSVSAEQVAAALASRQRRLPGLRLHAVIDEAALHRVVGGQAVMREQLSHLLDMGKQDNITIQVVPFGAGAHGTMSGGGATALRFEDSEPSAVYLEYAGGGKWVDNRADVQKYLLHFEEMVNEVALSPKESAALIRKLATALKDS; from the coding sequence ATGGCAGCCGTCCAAACCCGACGCAAGCGCAAGTTAGGCCAGTTCCTCAACGCGCTGCGCAAACGCGCGGGCAAGACCGAGGTCGACTACCACGCGCTGACGCGGAAGACGCAGTCGACCCTGTCGCGGATGGAGAACGGCTACATCAGTCCGAGTTGGACCGAACTGAGCGCGCTGCTCGGCCTGTACGGCGCCACGGAGGCCGAGCGGCGCGAGGCGGAAGCCCTGTGGGAGGACGCCAAGCAGGACGGCACCCGCCTGGTCTACGCCGCCGCCTACACGCCCGAGGCCCGCACCTACGCCCGCCAGGAGGCGGACGCCACCGAGGTGCGCACGATCGAGATGATCGTCATACCGGGCCTGCTGCAGACGCCGGCCTACGCGCAGGCGATCCGGCTCGCCGGGCAGCGGTTCATGGACTCGTCGGTGTCGGCGGAACAGGTCGCGGCGGCGCTGGCGAGCCGACAGCGCCGGCTGCCGGGGCTGCGCCTGCACGCGGTGATCGACGAGGCCGCCCTCCACCGGGTCGTGGGCGGGCAGGCGGTCATGCGCGAGCAGTTGTCGCATTTGCTCGACATGGGGAAGCAGGACAACATCACCATCCAGGTGGTCCCGTTCGGCGCGGGTGCCCACGGGACCATGTCCGGCGGCGGCGCGACCGCGCTGCGGTTCGAGGACAGTGAGCCTTCGGCCGTGTACCTGGAGTACGCGGGTGGTGGCAAGTGGGTGGACAATCGCGCCGACGTGCAAAAGTACCTTCTGCACTTCGAGGAAATGGTGAACGAGGTCGCCCTCTCGCCCAAGGAGTCGGCCGCGTTGATCAGAAAACTGGCAACGGCACTGAAGGACTCATGA
- a CDS encoding 5-dehydro-4-deoxyglucarate dehydratase: MQLDGVLFFPVTPFGADGALAEDVLAEHVKRGVAAGAGGVFVACGTGEFHALELDEVERAVTVAVEATAGRVPVFAGAGGPVPTARRFAEAARRAGADGLLLLPPYLVTNPPRGLVRYVAEVAGATDLPVIVYQRNNAVFTPETAVEVACLPTVVGFKDGLGDIDLLQRIVLSVRRHVTKPFQFFNGLPTAELTVPAYRGIGVDLYSSAVFCFAPEISLGYYNAVRSGDRELVDRYLDEFYKPLVELRDRVPGYAVSLVKAAVRATGLDVGGVRPPLLDPTPEHLAELEEIVAAGRDLAS, from the coding sequence ATGCAACTCGATGGGGTGCTGTTCTTCCCGGTGACGCCGTTCGGCGCGGACGGCGCGCTCGCGGAGGACGTGCTGGCCGAGCACGTCAAGCGCGGGGTGGCGGCGGGCGCGGGCGGCGTGTTCGTCGCCTGCGGCACGGGCGAGTTCCACGCGCTGGAGCTCGATGAGGTCGAACGGGCGGTCACCGTCGCGGTCGAGGCCACGGCGGGCCGGGTCCCGGTGTTCGCGGGCGCGGGCGGCCCGGTGCCGACGGCGCGCCGGTTCGCCGAGGCGGCGCGGCGGGCCGGCGCCGACGGCCTGCTCCTGCTGCCCCCGTACCTGGTGACCAACCCGCCCAGGGGCCTGGTCCGGTACGTCGCGGAGGTGGCGGGCGCGACCGACCTGCCGGTCATCGTCTACCAGCGCAACAACGCGGTGTTCACGCCGGAGACGGCGGTCGAGGTCGCCTGCCTGCCGACCGTGGTCGGCTTCAAGGACGGCCTGGGCGACATCGACCTGCTCCAGCGCATCGTGCTGTCGGTGCGCCGGCACGTCACCAAGCCGTTCCAGTTCTTCAACGGCCTGCCGACCGCGGAGCTGACCGTGCCCGCGTACCGGGGCATCGGCGTGGACCTGTACTCGTCGGCGGTGTTCTGCTTCGCGCCGGAGATCTCGCTGGGCTACTACAACGCCGTGCGCTCGGGCGACCGGGAGCTGGTCGACCGCTACCTCGACGAGTTCTACAAGCCGCTGGTGGAGCTGCGCGACCGGGTGCCCGGCTACGCGGTGTCGCTGGTCAAGGCCGCGGTGCGGGCCACGGGCCTGGACGTCGGAGGCGTCCGGCCGCCGCTGCTGGACCCGACGCCGGAGCACCTGGCCGAGCTGGAGGAGATCGTGGCGGCGGGCCGGGACCTCGCCTCATGA
- a CDS encoding aldehyde dehydrogenase (NADP(+)) yields MSDIQGYNPRTGEPHGNPIPSTAVHEVDALARAGAAAFESWAALSSHERATYLDAVADALDAASERLVALADAETALGAPRLTTELKRTTNQLRLFGDVLREGSWVEATLDSPNPDIIPPRPDLRRLLRPLGTVGVFAASNFPFAFSVAGGDTASALAAGCPVVVKAHPSHPGTSHETARVVAAALPGGVFGIVHGQQAGVALVEHPAIKAVGFTGSTAGGRALFDLAAGRPEPIPFYGELGSVNPTVVLPGAAGARPEGFAAEFVGSLTLGVGQFCTNPGLLFAPESLVPALGGAVSAATGGPMLNERMCDAYRSGTAGLGSSGLVTPVAEGTAPDEGWSVPPRLYSVPLATFADNLGKLTEEHFGPAAVVVTYSSPEELLDVLPLLPGSLTGTVHADEGEHALAGRVAEALRPAVGRLIFNGWPTGVAVAWGMHHGGPWPATTSALHTSVGATAIRRWLAPVTYQSWPEDLLPPELRSDNPLGIPRRVDGVLGVH; encoded by the coding sequence GTGAGCGACATCCAGGGGTACAACCCACGAACCGGTGAACCTCACGGGAACCCGATCCCGTCGACCGCGGTCCACGAGGTCGACGCCCTGGCGAGGGCCGGCGCCGCCGCGTTCGAGTCCTGGGCGGCTCTTTCGTCCCACGAACGAGCGACCTACCTGGACGCGGTGGCGGACGCGCTGGACGCCGCGTCGGAGCGGTTGGTCGCCCTGGCCGACGCGGAGACCGCCCTCGGCGCCCCGCGCCTGACCACGGAGCTCAAGCGCACCACCAACCAGCTGCGGCTGTTCGGCGACGTGCTGCGCGAGGGCAGCTGGGTGGAGGCGACGCTGGACTCGCCAAACCCGGACATCATCCCGCCCCGCCCCGACCTGCGGCGCCTGCTCCGTCCACTCGGGACGGTCGGCGTGTTCGCCGCGTCGAACTTCCCGTTCGCGTTCTCGGTGGCGGGCGGCGACACGGCGTCCGCGCTCGCGGCCGGCTGCCCGGTGGTGGTGAAGGCGCACCCGTCCCACCCGGGCACCTCGCACGAGACGGCGCGCGTGGTCGCCGCGGCGCTGCCGGGGGGCGTGTTCGGCATCGTGCACGGCCAGCAGGCCGGCGTCGCGCTGGTCGAGCACCCCGCGATCAAGGCGGTCGGCTTCACCGGCTCCACCGCCGGCGGCCGGGCCCTGTTCGACCTCGCCGCCGGGCGCCCGGAGCCGATCCCGTTCTACGGCGAGCTGGGCAGCGTCAACCCGACCGTCGTCCTGCCGGGCGCGGCGGGTGCGCGGCCCGAGGGGTTCGCCGCCGAGTTCGTCGGCTCGCTGACGCTGGGCGTGGGCCAGTTCTGCACCAACCCCGGCCTGCTGTTCGCGCCGGAGTCGCTGGTCCCCGCGCTGGGCGGGGCCGTGTCGGCCGCGACCGGCGGCCCGATGCTCAACGAGCGCATGTGCGACGCCTACCGCTCCGGCACCGCCGGCCTGGGCTCGTCGGGCCTGGTGACGCCGGTCGCCGAGGGCACCGCGCCCGACGAGGGGTGGAGCGTCCCGCCGCGCCTGTACTCGGTGCCGCTGGCCACGTTCGCGGACAACCTCGGCAAGCTCACCGAGGAGCACTTCGGCCCGGCGGCGGTCGTGGTCACCTACTCCTCGCCCGAGGAACTGCTCGACGTGCTCCCGCTGCTGCCCGGGTCGCTCACCGGCACCGTGCACGCCGACGAGGGCGAGCACGCCCTGGCCGGCCGGGTCGCCGAAGCCCTGCGGCCCGCGGTGGGGCGGCTCATCTTCAACGGGTGGCCGACCGGGGTCGCGGTGGCGTGGGGCATGCACCACGGCGGGCCGTGGCCGGCGACCACGAGCGCGCTGCACACCTCCGTCGGCGCCACCGCGATCCGGCGCTGGCTGGCGCCGGTGACCTACCAGTCCTGGCCCGAGGACCTGCTGCCGCCCGAACTGCGGTCCGACAACCCGCTGGGCATCCCGCGACGGGTCGACGGGGTGCTGGGCGTGCACTGA
- a CDS encoding daunorubicin resistance protein DrrA family ABC transporter ATP-binding protein: MADAIVAEGLVKRYRSVVALDGLDLVVPEGTVMGLLGPNGAGKTTTVRVLTTLLEHDEGRATVAGLDVVADARELRGRIGLSGQYAAVDENLTGFENLDMVGRLYHLGRRRSRERARELLERFDLADAADRPVKGYSGGMRRRLDLAGALVAEPAVLFLDEPTTGLDPRSRLGLWDVISELVAGGTTLLLTTQYLEEADQLADRIAVIDHGRVIALGTADELKDQVGGERLELTVASAQDAATARAALAPLAIGEITSDARGHRLTVPVSGGAAVLVDGVRRLDAEAIKVLDIGLRRPTLDDVFLSLTGHAAEDGQQEGQGA; this comes from the coding sequence ATGGCGGATGCGATCGTGGCCGAGGGCCTGGTCAAGCGATACAGGTCGGTGGTGGCCCTCGACGGGCTCGACCTGGTGGTGCCCGAGGGCACCGTGATGGGACTGCTGGGCCCGAACGGCGCGGGCAAGACGACGACCGTGCGCGTGCTCACCACCCTCCTGGAGCACGACGAGGGGCGGGCCACGGTGGCCGGGCTGGACGTCGTCGCCGACGCGCGCGAGCTGCGCGGCCGGATCGGCCTGTCCGGGCAGTACGCGGCCGTGGACGAGAACCTGACCGGGTTCGAGAACCTGGACATGGTGGGCCGGCTCTACCACCTCGGCCGGCGGCGCAGCCGGGAGCGGGCGCGGGAGCTGCTGGAGCGGTTCGACCTCGCCGACGCCGCGGACCGGCCGGTGAAGGGGTACTCGGGCGGCATGCGGCGCCGGCTCGACCTGGCGGGCGCGCTGGTGGCCGAACCGGCGGTGCTGTTCCTGGACGAGCCGACCACGGGGCTGGACCCGCGCAGCCGGCTGGGGCTGTGGGACGTGATCTCGGAGCTGGTGGCGGGCGGCACCACGCTGCTGCTGACCACGCAGTACCTGGAGGAGGCGGACCAGCTCGCGGACCGGATCGCGGTGATCGACCACGGCCGGGTCATCGCGCTGGGCACCGCCGACGAGCTGAAGGACCAGGTCGGCGGCGAGCGGCTGGAGCTGACCGTGGCCTCCGCGCAGGACGCCGCGACCGCGCGGGCCGCGCTGGCGCCGCTGGCGATCGGCGAGATCACCTCCGACGCACGCGGCCACCGGCTGACCGTGCCGGTGTCGGGCGGGGCCGCGGTGCTGGTGGACGGCGTGCGGCGGCTCGACGCGGAGGCGATCAAGGTGTTGGACATCGGCCTGCGCAGGCCGACGCTGGACGACGTGTTCCTCTCGCTGACCGGGCACGCGGCGGAGGACGGGCAGCAGGAGGGGCAGGGGGCATGA
- a CDS encoding IclR family transcriptional regulator: MRVAGTFPLEDQVTSPASPARPNAVKSADRTVELLEVLSASDRPLTLTELHRELSYPKSSLYMLLQTLVARGWVELDQTRGTYGIGVRALLVGTSYLDHDPVVQVAIRVMEQVRREINETVHLARLDGADVVYLASRESEHHLRVVSRVGRRLPAHSTSLGKALLAARSPAEVDAILPARLEPLTPNTVVERPALHAQLAGFRSAGYAHEREENTPGLGCFAVALPYRNPVLDAMSCSVPLGRLDPEHERQVIDALLHGARTITELLRQFGR; the protein is encoded by the coding sequence GTGCGTGTTGCCGGAACATTTCCCCTGGAGGATCAGGTGACTTCACCCGCGTCACCCGCTCGGCCGAACGCGGTCAAGTCGGCCGATCGGACGGTGGAACTGCTGGAGGTGCTGTCGGCGTCGGACCGGCCGCTGACGCTGACCGAGCTGCACCGCGAGCTCAGCTACCCCAAGTCGAGCCTGTACATGCTGCTGCAGACGCTCGTCGCCCGGGGGTGGGTGGAGCTGGACCAGACCCGCGGCACGTACGGCATCGGCGTGCGCGCCCTGCTGGTCGGCACCTCGTACCTCGACCACGACCCGGTGGTGCAGGTCGCCATCCGGGTGATGGAGCAGGTGCGCCGCGAGATCAACGAGACGGTGCACCTGGCGCGGCTCGACGGCGCGGACGTGGTCTACCTGGCCAGCCGCGAGTCGGAGCACCACCTCCGGGTGGTCTCCCGCGTCGGCCGCCGGCTGCCCGCGCACTCGACGTCGCTGGGCAAGGCGCTGCTGGCCGCGCGGTCACCCGCCGAGGTGGACGCGATCCTGCCGGCGCGGCTGGAGCCGCTGACGCCCAACACGGTCGTGGAACGCCCGGCGCTGCACGCGCAGCTGGCCGGGTTCCGGTCCGCGGGCTACGCGCACGAGCGCGAGGAGAACACGCCCGGCCTGGGCTGCTTCGCCGTGGCCCTGCCCTATCGGAACCCCGTGCTCGACGCGATGAGCTGCTCCGTGCCGCTGGGGCGGCTCGACCCGGAGCACGAGCGCCAGGTCATCGACGCACTGCTGCACGGCGCCCGCACGATCACCGAGCTGCTCCGCCAGTTCGGCCGCTGA
- a CDS encoding DUF397 domain-containing protein, with product MNIDKTWRKSSYSGAGNNCVELVVGRAATSVRDSKKPELRLTFGDRPFRAFLTSVRHA from the coding sequence ATGAACATCGACAAGACGTGGCGCAAGAGCTCCTACTCCGGCGCGGGCAACAACTGCGTCGAACTGGTCGTCGGCCGGGCCGCGACCTCGGTCCGCGACAGCAAGAAACCCGAGCTGAGACTGACCTTTGGGGACCGTCCATTCCGGGCGTTCCTCACATCCGTCCGGCATGCCTGA
- a CDS encoding NAD-dependent epimerase/dehydratase family protein, which produces MTARILITGAAGGVGTLMRTRLAAPDRTLRLLDVAPLPAAADGERVELVTASVTDQAAMDEACRGVDAVIHLGGHSLERPWEQILDVNINGTHVVLEAARRAGVRRVVLASSNHAVGYYRASGGEAPDYLFPQPDTYYGVSKVALEALGSLYASRYGLDVIAVRIGSCFEKPRDFRMLATWLSPDDAGRLFEACLSAPSPGFRVVWGVSDNTRRWFSLAEAEALGYKSEDDSEVYAEEVVAAGGEPPADSPARTHLGGLWCTPEFDTAVKEYGR; this is translated from the coding sequence GTGACCGCACGAATCCTGATCACCGGCGCCGCCGGTGGGGTCGGCACGCTCATGCGCACCCGCCTGGCCGCCCCCGACCGCACCCTGCGGCTGCTGGACGTCGCGCCCCTGCCCGCCGCGGCGGACGGCGAGCGGGTGGAGCTGGTGACGGCGTCGGTGACCGACCAGGCCGCGATGGACGAGGCGTGCCGGGGCGTGGACGCGGTGATCCACCTGGGCGGGCACAGCCTGGAGCGCCCGTGGGAGCAGATCCTGGACGTGAACATCAACGGGACGCACGTGGTGCTGGAGGCGGCGCGGCGGGCCGGGGTGCGCCGGGTCGTGCTGGCCAGCTCCAACCACGCGGTCGGGTACTACCGGGCCTCGGGGGGCGAGGCGCCGGACTACCTGTTCCCGCAGCCGGACACGTACTACGGCGTGAGCAAGGTGGCGCTGGAGGCGCTGGGCAGCCTGTACGCGTCGCGGTACGGGCTGGACGTGATCGCGGTGCGGATCGGGTCGTGCTTCGAGAAGCCGCGCGACTTCCGGATGCTGGCGACGTGGCTGTCCCCCGACGACGCGGGGCGGCTGTTCGAGGCGTGCCTGTCGGCGCCGTCGCCCGGGTTCCGGGTCGTCTGGGGCGTCTCGGACAACACGCGCAGGTGGTTCTCGCTGGCCGAGGCCGAGGCGCTGGGCTACAAGTCGGAGGACGACTCCGAGGTCTACGCCGAGGAGGTCGTCGCGGCCGGCGGCGAACCCCCGGCGGATTCGCCCGCGCGCACCCACCTCGGCGGGCTCTGGTGCACGCCGGAGTTCGACACGGCGGTCAAGGAGTACGGCCGGTGA